One genomic region from Colletotrichum lupini chromosome 7, complete sequence encodes:
- a CDS encoding cation transporter, whose protein sequence is MSTLTMPQSATNSRQRYQDEGNSSKSGLRALLPPLNFITLHYAYFVGTTLLASAIFYASSNPHGSISYVDSLFLVISAMTEAGLNTVNLSEMTVWQQVMLWLLIIIGSSVWVSIWTVVARKHVFEKSLRVVARAQKEGSRHDWGLPASNNSVAAAQEKGAASGTGLIDVDTSSQPRTVGNNITIRTTGNITHRSTPSTLSDKTPTRPWLSFLSASKEGRNSQFHSLTGPERSRLGGLEYRALHLLSIVVPLYSVLWQLLGSLALGAWIANNMPTVATSNGANPWWAGIFFAVSAFNNSGMSLLDANVVPFQQAYFVLITMGLLILAGNTAYPLFLRLIFWAALKTLRATTTEEKLAELKSTLEFILRYPRRVYTNLFPSRPTWWLLFMVLMTNGIDWMAFEVLNIGNPVIEAIPAGARVLDGLFQALAVRSGGFYVIPIASAYPGLQVLYVIMMYISVYPVVITMRHSNVYEERSLGIYDDDEPSPVSSHPGAKKDPSSTGILTHFLRENLSFAGVGAAKAEKRGSGFETRMSFVNQQIRGQLAHDLWLLALAVLIIVTIETSHFLEDPVHFSVFNVIFEVVSGYGCVGISVGLPKDAMSFSGGWHPGSKLVLCLVMLRGRHRGLPVALDRAVRLPGQRLSEEEEEDWRLRGARNRHGVA, encoded by the exons ATGTCAACACTCACAATGCCACAATCTGCGACGAATTCTCGTCAACGCTACCAAGATGAAGGAAACTCATCCAAGAGCGGGCTCCGAGCACTTTTACCACCTCTCAACTTCATAACACTGCATTATGCATACTTTGTCGGCACGACGCTCCTCGCATCGGCAATCTTCTACGCCTCGTCAAATCCACACGGCAGCATCAGCTATGTCGACTCGCTTTTTCTCGTCATCTCTGCCATGACGGAAGCCGGACTCAACACGGTCAACCTCAGCGAGATGACTGTGTGGCAACAGGTAATGCTATGGCTGCTTATCATTATCGGCAGTTCTGTTTGGGTATCGATATGGACGGTCGTGGCGAGGAAGCATGTCTTTGAAAAGAGCTTGCGGGTGGTCGCTCGTGCCCAGAAAGAAGGAAGCCGGCATGATTGGGGCCTACCAGCCTCCAATAACAGTGTTGCTGCGGCTCAGGAGAAAGGAGCTGCGAGTGGCACCGGCTTGATTGATGTAGATACATCATCTCAACCTCGAACCGTGGGTAATAACATTACTATCAGAACCACTGGAAATATCACCCACCGTTCAACACCTTCGACCCTCTCAGACAAGACACCCACTCGACCTTGGCTATCCTTTCTCAGCGCTTCCAAGGAGGGCCGCAACTCCCAGTTCCACTCCCTAACGGGGCCCGAACGCTCCCGTCTGGGAGGCCTTGAATACCGGGCCCTTCACCTCTTGTCCATCGTGGTCCCACTGTATTCGGTGCTCTGGCAATTACTAGGAAGTCTTGCTCTCGGAGCCTGGATTGCGAACAATATGCCGACAGTCGCAACATCCAATGGTGCAAACCCGTGGTGGGCCGGCATATTCTTCGCCGTCTCAGCATTTAATAACTCGGGGATGTCATTGCTGGACGCCAACGTAGTGCCATTTCAGCAGGCATATTTCGTGCTCATAACCATGGGCTTACTCATCCTCGCGGGCAACACGGCATATCCGCTGTTTCTGAGACTCATCTTCTGGGCAGCGTTGAAAACACTTCGTGCAACGACCACCGAGGAAAAGTTGGCCGAGCTGAAGAGCACATTGGAGTTCATCCTGAGGTACCCGCGTCGAGTTTACACCAATCTTTTCCCATCGCGACCGACGTGGTGGCTTTTATTCATGGTCCTCATGACGAATGGCATTGACTGGATGGCATTTGAGGTTCTCAATATCGGTAACCCGGTTATTGAAGCTATTCCTGCCGGGGCTAGAGTTCTGGACGGTTTATTCCAAGCTTTAG CTGTCCGCTCTGGAGGTTTCTACGTCATCCCAATAGCCTCCGCCTATCCAGGGCTGCAGGTACTGTATGTGATCATGATGTACATCTCCGTGTATCCTGTGGTGATCACTATGCGGCACTCCAACGTCTACGAAGAGCGGTCTCTAGGAAtctacgacgacgatgaacCATCTCCAGTCTCTTCCCACCCGGGCGCGAAAAAGGATCCAAGCAGTACCGGTATTTTGACACACTTTCTACGCGAGAATCTAAGCTTTGCTGGTGTTGGTGCTGCAAAAGCCGAGAAGAGAGGCAGCGGATTTGAAACTCGAATGAGTTTCGTGAACCAGCAAATCCGTGGTCAACTAGCACACGATCTGTGGCTTCTTGCACTGGCTGTTCTCATCATCGTAACTATAGAGACGTCACACTTTCTGGAAGATCCGGTGCACTTTTCGGTTTTTAATGTCATATTTGAAGTGGTTTCTGGGTACGGCTGTGTTGGTATATCTGTTGGGCTTCCTAAAGATGCCATGAGTTTCTCTGGAGGATGGCATCCCGGGAGCAAACTAGTCTTATGTCTCGTTATGTTGAGAGGGCGTCATCGAGGTTTACCTGTGGCCCTGGACAGGGCTGTGCGATTGCCTGGACAGAGGCTgtcggaggaggaagaggaagattgGAGACTGAGAGGGGCTAGGAACAGGCATGGAGTGGCGTGA
- a CDS encoding polysaccharide deacetylase, giving the protein WRCSAGRRNFWSLTHLVDRGLPRTPIFTFVTKNSSQTLIDSHKMVQLKAHSILAGAYGVVAVVAAACTSDLLVDDFSSSFTTNRNNLGSWTSDDASMTSISATGGILSFTPKSGAYYYETFPCQALQTDLYTHVQLDIKAPVSGAAFTTELNSASSCSATTSSKTSFRVTGLTGGWQTLRIPLSSFAAGNLNAALSFVVGSFSSTQEWQLDKISFVCAQGSSATSTFTTITTVTQAPTSSVPSPTQSNNPSCSALLVDDWASQSRLDFLQYNSLLLPTGDDGTMQSKVVGNHHITLTPKDTSSYFFTQVGCLDASKYGGISLRINAPAGTTFKIELTSKTTCEGEVTAYSSQTTAQLGWTFDGTEKLYSFPWSKFSGVNLSKLRSIVLEAPTRPITLGPLALYCGSTPTGWVVPTATTPTAPTQTVPAPAATVSGLVIDTFANANTNSLGFWHGGDELDLTWGSNRVTIVASAPDYAFTSLMSGGCRDLRSQSGSYLHITYSGHTKFSISLQQHNSQCNDGVAPYPETRDSLEASRYATTSSDIYIPISHFNINLQRVASIAIRGIYSTEPVVLTKVEIVPSIPSGVSIRQKLPSGTLVFACTRPNSFAFGIDDGNPKYAARLAQIIRDAGIKVTFFAVGAVLENPSTGMASLYQQLKSEGHQIALHSYTHPRMEGLPDTESIDWEYNEDCRVMTNLFGERSNYFRPPYGVEGARMRQRWAAASGSDKAYLINWSVDVQDWLWAETSTPEKQVDSFNADVAKGGNLVVMHFSYNTTVEYFPEFIRQAKATGKQIMRIDQCMEDPNAPPL; this is encoded by the exons TGGAGGTGCTCCGCCGGTCGTCGCAACTTCTGGTCGTTAACTCATCTGGTGGACAGGGGGTTGCCAAGGACACCCATTTTTACATTCGTTACCAAGAACTCGAGCCAGACGCTGATAGATTCGCACAAGATGGTGCAATTGAAGGCCCACAGTATCTTGGCTGGGGCCTACGGTGTAGTAGCTGTTGTTGCCGCTGCCTGTACATCTGATCTCCTCGTGGACGACTTCTCCAGCTCATTCACAACGAACAGAAATAATCTCGGCTCATGGACTTCAG ATGATGCAAGCATGACCAGCATCTCCGCGACTGGTGGCATTCTAAGCTTCACTCCGAAGAGCGGTGCGTATTATTACGAGACGTTCCCCTGCCAAGCATTACAGACCGACTTGTACACACACGTCCAGCTTGACATCAAAGCACCAGTGTCAGGCGCAGCCTTCACAACCGAGTTGAACTCCGCCTCAAGCTGCTCAGCGACGACTAGTTCAAAAACGTCTTTCCGAGTCACAGGTCTGACCGGCGGCTGGCAGACGCTGCGCATTCCATTGAGTAGCTTTGCTGCCGGAAATCTTAATGCTGCCTTGTCGTTTGTCGTCGGGTCATTTTCGTCTACCCAGGAATGGCAGCTTGACAAGATCTCGTTTGTCTGTGCTCAGGGGTCATCAGCAACTTCGACTT TCACTACGATTACTACGGTCACGCAGGCCCCTACAAGCTCGGTCCCATCTCCGACCCAGTCGAACAACCCATCATGCTCGGCGCTTCTAGTAGATGACTGGGCGTCACAATCACGCCTTGATTTCTTGCAGTACAACTCACTTCTGCTGCCGACAGGAGATGACGGAACAATGCAGTCTAAGGTCGTTGGCAACCATCATATAACATTGACTCCGAAGGACACTTCTTCGTATTTCTTCACTCAGGTCGGATGCTTGGATGCTTCGAAGTATGGTGGGATCTCACTTCGGATCAATGCTCCGGCTGGGACAACATTCAAGATCGAGTTGACTTCCAAGACGACGTGTGAGGGTGAGGTGACAGCGTATTCATCTCAGACAACTGCGCAACTGGGCTGGACCTTTGACGGAACCGAGAAGCTCTACAGCTTTCCCTGGTCAAAATTCAGCGGAGTCAACCTCAGCAAACTGCGATCCATCGTTCTCGAAGCGCCGACACGCCCCATCACACTAGGCCCGCTGGCACTTTACTGCGGAAGCACCCCGACTGGTTGGGTAGTGCCCACGGCCACCACCCCAACAGCGCCAACTCAAACTGTCCCGGCACCAGCTGCTACGGTCTCTGGGCTTGTGATTGACACCTTTGCCAACGCAAACACGAACTCGCTTGGGTTCTGGCACGGTGGCGATGAGTTGGATCTTACTTGGGGTTCAAACCGCGTCACAATTGTTGCCTCAGCTCCAGACTATGCCTTCACCAGCCTAATGAGCGGGGGATGTCGGGATTTGCGCAGTCAAAGTGGATCGTACTTACATATCACCTACTCCGGTCATACCAAATTCTCCATCTCATTGCAACAGCACAACTCGCAGTGCAATGATGGTGTGGCACCATACCCTGAAACGAGAGACAGCCTGGAAGCAAGTCGGTACGCGACCACGAGCAGCGACATCTACATCCCCATCTCGCACTTCAACATCAACCTTCAGCGTGTCGCTAGTATTGCTATTAGGGGCATTTACAGCACTGAGCCAGTGGTTCTCACGAAGGTTGAGATCGTTCCCTCCATCCCTTCAGGGGTGAGCATCCGCCAAAAGCTGCCCTCAGGAACCCTTGTCTTTGCCTGCACGCGGCCTAACTCTTTCGCGTTCGGCATCGACGACGGAAACCCAAAATATGCCGCCAGACTAGCTCAAATCATCCGCGACGCAGGGATAAAAGTGACCTTTTTTGCCGTCGGCGCTGTGCTGGAAAACCCCTCGACTGGGATGGCCAGCCTCTACCAACAGCTCAAGAGCGAGGGCCACCAGATCGCACTGCACTCCTACACTCATCCGAGAATGGAAGGGCTGCCCGACACTGAGAGCATCGACTGGGAGTACAATGAAGATTGCAGGGTGATGACGAACCTCTTTGGGGAGAGATCAAATTATTTCCGCCCGCCGTACGGCGTCGAAGGCGCGCGCATGCGCCAGCGCTGGGCGGCTGCCTCCGGATCAGACAAGGCCTACCTTATCAATTGGAGCGTCGATGTGCAGGACTGGTTGTGGGCCGAGACGAGCACGCCAGAGAAGCAGGTTGATTCATTCAACGCCGACGTTGCCAAGGGAGGAAACTTGGTGGTCATGCACTTCTCGTACAACACAACGGTCGAGTACTTCCCGGAGTTCATCAGGCAGGCCAAGGCTACTGGTAAGCAAATTATGAGAATTGATCAGTGTATGGAGGACCCGAACGCACCTCCGTTGTGA